In one window of Plasmodium cynomolgi strain B DNA, chromosome 13, whole genome shotgun sequence DNA:
- a CDS encoding GTP binding protein (putative), with product MQMDRKTQIIDYDGNIMEDLKEWMIRNKLANLGFNYNVIAILGSQSSGKSTLLNNLFKTSFDVMNTKLGHSQTTQGLWLSFDTFEDTSVTPSEQGSTTNRVNPTLILDVEGNDSKERGDNRLTFEHRSALFSLALADCVIVNLWYHSLGNFTASNYGLLKTVMEVNLELFQQDKNCPKTILLFTVRDWFEEFASIDIVKNKIEEEYLNKIWTEMKKPPDAEKVNINNYFIVEVVGLSHGIIKKEEFLKDVQNLRMKWINHLRPQHYSRNIPSDGFAHYCNNIWNTIVKQSQLDIPSQKEMLATFRCQEIKNSVISNTSKMIKEKLAASSTQHGNINIDEFKSWAEKDIVEKSLDEYFVDASRYTESICLKTSEELLESLFIQLQSIVDNNLNFTQRVLSAKFANELNTMYSVCTSDKNVFLFSKESNLQVRKDGKGGTSSPKEDKKDKMDKNNSQDKCIRLWSSFLFNADKLEYNTLYNFFEDYEKCNIEIKKRNKIHEFNYKPSLSILSTAICKDLNRIRNAQFTVLLDRTRATIK from the coding sequence atgCAGATGGATAGAAAAACGCAAATCATCGACTACGATGGAAACATCATGGAGGATCTAAAAGAATGGATGATTAGGAATAAGCTAGCTAATCTTGGGTTCAACTATAACGTGATAGCAATATTGGGAAGCCAGAGTAGTGGGAAAAGTACTCTCctgaataatttatttaaaacatcATTCGATGTAATGAACACAAAACTGGGTCATAGTCAGACAACCCAGGGGTTATGGTTAAGTTTCGATACATTTGAGGATACTTCGGTTACCCCTTCCGAGCAGGGCAGTACCACCAATCGAGTGAACCCCACACTGATTTTAGATGTTGAGGGAAACGATTCTAAAGAAAGAGGAGACAATCGCCTAACCTTTGAGCACAGATCAGCACTGTTTTCTTTGGCACTGGCAGATTGCGTAATTGTGAACCTGTGGTACCACTCGTTAGGGAATTTCACAGCATCGAATTATGGATTGTTAAAAACAGTGATGGAAGTGAATCTGGAGTTGTTTCAACAGGATAAAAATTGTCCAAAAACGATTTTGCTATTCACAGTGAGAGACTGGTTCGAAGAGTTCGCATCCATAGACattgtgaaaaataaaattgaagaggaatatttaaacaaaatatggactgaaatgaaaaaaccaCCAGATGCAGAAAaggtaaatataaataactaCTTCATCGTTGAAGTGGTAGGATTATCTCAtggaattataaaaaaggaagagtttttaaaagatgtacaaaatttaaGGATGAAATGGATTAATCATTTGAGACCTCAACACTATTCGAGGAATATCCCTTCTGATGGTTTCGCTCATTATTGCAATAATATTTGGAATACCATCGTGAAGCAATCCCAATTAGACATTCCATCACAGAAGGAAATGTTAGCTACCTTTCGATGtcaagaaattaaaaatagcgTCATTAGTAACACTTCCAAAATGATAAAGGAGAAATTAGCTGCATCATCCACGCAGCATGGTAATATCAACATTGATGAGTTTAAATCGTGGGCTGAAAAAGACATAGTAGAAAAAAGCCTCGATGAATACTTTGTGGATGCATCTAGGTATACAGAAAGCATATGCCTAAAGACATCAGAGGAGTTGCTGGAGAGTCTGTTCATACAACTACAAAGCATTGtggataataatttaaattttacgCAGAGGGTACTGTCCGCCAAATTTGCAAACGAGCTGAACACCATGTACAGTGTGTGCACATCGGATAAGAACGTGTTCCTTTTCAGCAAAGAGTCCAATCTGCAAGTACGTAAAGATGGCAAGGGAGGTACTTCTTCTCCCAAGGAGGATAAGAAGGATAAGatggataaaaataatagtcAGGATAAATGCATTCGGTTATGGTCCAGTTTTCTGTTCAATGCGGATAAGCTTGAGTACAACACTTTGTATAACTTCTTTGAGgattatgaaaaatgcaacattgaaattaaaaagagaaataaaatccacgaatttaattataaaccCTCCTTGAGCATCCTCTCTACCGCTATTTGCAAAGACCTGAACAGAATTCGAAATGCGCAGTTCACTGTCCTACTGGACCGTACCAGGGCCACTATCAAA